A window of Massilia sp. NR 4-1 genomic DNA:
CGACGACATTGGGCGGCGTCCGGGGCAGGCGGATGGTGTTGTTGTGCAGCAGGAAGCCGAAGGCAGCCAGGTGCAAAAGGGCGATGGCGATGGCGCTGCTTTTATTGCGCGGCTGCTGGAGGGAATAGCTCATGCCGGACTCCTTGGGTGGTTGTGGAAGAGTGAATTGCTAGTACATGGAAGAATATTATTCCAGTAAATGGTAATTGAAAAGGGGTTTTGTTGGCATTGTTATGGTGGGATAATCTTCCTGTACATAGAAATCCAATTTCCTTTAGGTGGAATATGAAGAAGAAAAACGCAGCCGTGCGGGTATTGCTGGCCGATGACCATCCTGTCGTGATGACGGGTTTTGCCCTGTCCCTGTCCGAGCAGGGCGTCGAGGTGGTGGCGCAAGCGCGCTCGCCGCAGGAAGCACTGGAGCAGTACGCCGTGCAGCAGCCCGACGTGGCGGTGCTGGATATCCGCTTCGGCGCCGAGCTGACCGGCCTGGATGTGGCGCGCCAGCTGCTGGCCGCCGACGCCGGCGCGCGCATCGTCTTCCTGACCCAGTTCGACCAGGACAGCATGATCCGCGAGGCTTACCGCATCGGCGCGCGCGCCTTCATCACCAAGGATTGCGATCCGGCCGAACTGGCGGCCGCCGTGCAGCGCGCGCACCAGGGCGAGCTGTATTTCCTGCCGCGCATCGCCGAACGCCTGGCCACGCTCTCGGTCAGCGGCGACCAGTCGCCGCAGTCGCAGCTCGACGAGCGCTCGCTGGAGATTTTCACTATGATGGCCGAGGGTCTGACCAATACCGAAATCGCCGAGCGGCTGGACGTGTCGAGCAAGACCATCAGCAATACCAGCCAGGCCATCAAGGAAAAGCTGGGCGTGCACCGCGCGGCCGACATCACGCGGCTGGCGGTGCGCCATGGCCTGATCCAGGCCTGAGATGGCGGGCCTCTGCGCCTTGCGCCCCCGCTTCTGGACGCGCTGGAGCACCCGCACCCGCCTGCTGCTGATCACGGTGCTGCCGGTGACGGCCATGTGCCTGACCCTGGTGTGGTACAGCTACCAGTCGCGCCAGAACGAGGTGCGCGCCGAACTGGCCGAACGCGGCCTGCTGCTGGCGCGCGTGCTGGCCGACGGCAGCGAGGTCGGACTCGGCACCGGACGTTATGCGGAGCTGCGCCAGACGCTGGAAGGCGTGGTGCAGTCCGACGCCAGCATCTACCGCGTGGCCTTGTTCGATGCCGCGCACAAGGAGCTGCTGCGCGTCGAAGGGCGCGCCGGCGGGCAGCCGGAAACCCGCCTGTATGAAGCGGCGGTGCTCAAGCGCCTGATCTGGGTCAGCATGCCGGACCTGCGCGCGGCCACGCCCGCGCCGCCGGGACGCACGGTCGAAACCATCGGCTATGTGCGGGTCACGATGTCGCCCACGCGCCTGCTGGCGCGGCAGGAAAACCGTTTTTACCTGGAGCTGCTGGTGGCCGTGGCCGGGCTGTTGGTGTGCGGCCTGCTGGCGGCGCGCATGGCGCAGGGTTTCGATGCCTCGCTGCAGGCCTCGCTGCGCGCCTTGCGCGAGGCCGATGCGGAAAAGCGCCGCCTGATCCGCCGGGTGAATAGCGCGGTGGAGGAGGAACGCAAGAGCATCGCGCTGGAAATCCACGATGAGCTGAACGCCACCTTGATCGCCGTGCGGCTGGAAGCCCAGGGCATCGCGGGACTGGCGCGGCAGGAGCTGGCGGATACGGCATCGCCGGCTGCCGGCGCCGGGGCAGAACCGGCAGAAGCGGATGTTGCGGTTGCGATGGGTGGACAGGACGGCGCCGCCGGCGGCACGGCGGGGCGGCAGCGTTTGGCGGCCATTGAAGGCAAGGCGCAATCGATCACCAAGCTGGCGCTGGGCCTGTACAACAGCGGCCGCACCCTGGTGCGCCGCCTGCGCCCCGAAATGCTGGACATGCTTGGTCTGCAGGGTGCGGCCGAGGAAATGGTGCGCCACTATGACGAGGCGCATCCGTCCTGCCGTTTCAGCTGCGCGGCCGACGGCGATTTATCGCAGCTCGATGGTGCGATGGCGATATCGGCCTACCGCATCATCCAGGAAGCGCTGTCGAATATCGTCAAGCATGCGCAGGCCAGCCGCGCCACGGTGGTGCTGGCGCTGCGCGAAGGCAGCTTGCATATCGCCGTCAGCGACAATGGCCGCGGCTTCGATCCGGCGCAACAGGCAGAAGGCATCGGTATCGTCGGCATGCGCGAACGGGTGGCCGCGTTCGAGGGATGCTTTGAACTGCATAGTAGCGGCGAGGGCAGCGTGCTCGAAGCCAGCTTGCCGCTCAAGGGCGGCGCGGCTGTCAATGCGCAGGGAAGCGCAGGCGGATAAGCAGGCCGCTGCCGGAGGCTGCGTCGTCCAGTTCCAGGCTGGCGCGGTGCAGCTCGGCGATGTCGCGCACGATGGCCAGGCCCAGGCCGGCGCCGCCGGGATTCGTTTCCAGCGCGGCGCTGGCGCGGTAGAAGGGCGAAAACACTTTCTCCCTTTCTGCGGCGGGGATGCCGGGGCCGCTGTCCTCCACCTCCAGCATTGCGCCGGCGCCTTCCTGGCGTACGCGCAGCGTGACCTGGCCGCCGGGCGGCGTGTAGCGCAAGGCGTTATCGACCAGATTGGCCGCCAGCTCGTGCAGCAATAAGGCTTGTCCCTGCACGATGGCTTCCTGTTCGCCCTCCAGCGCCAGGTCGATGCGGCGGTTGACGGCATTCAGCGCGAACTCCAGCGCTACCTGCTGCACCATGGCGCGCAAGGCGACCGGCTCCGGCGCCGCGCCGCCGCTGTGCTCTATGCGCGCCAGCATCAGCAGGCGGTTTGCCAGATGGACGGCGGAGTCGGTGGTGCCGGCGATGCTGCGCACGATTTCGCGCAGCGTGGCCTGGTTGCCGCCATCCTTTCCACGTTCCAGTTCGCGATGTGCCAGCTCGGCCTGGGTTTTCAGCACCGTCAGCGGCGTGCGCAGCTGATGCGAGGCGTCGGCGATAAAGCGGCGCTGGCCGGCGATCAGGTTCTGGATGCGCGTCATCGAGGCGTTCATGGCCGCCACCAGCGGCCGGACTTCCTTATGCACCAGCGAGGGATCGAGATCGGAGAGGTCGGATACTTCGCGCGACTCGACCGCGATCTTCAGCCGCATCAGCGGCCGCAGCACCAGGCGCACGGCAAACCACACCAGCAGGGCGGCGGCGGCCAGCACGATGGCCTGCCACAGCAAGGTGTCGAACAGGATCTGGTTGGACAGGCCGCGCCGCGCATCCAGCGTTTCGCCGACCTGGATCAGGGCGATGCCGCGCATGGTGTCGTCGTACACCGGCTGCAGCAGGGCGGCGATGCGGATAGGCTGGCCGTTGTAGTCGGCGTGATAGAAACGCACCAGCGCCGGATAGTTTTCCGAACGCGGCACATTCGGCGGCACCGGCGGCAGGTCGGCATAGCCGGACACGGTCTCGCCGCGTATCCCGGTCACCTTGTAGTAGATGCGGCCCAGGGTGTCGGTCTCGAAGCTGTCGAGCGCCACATACGGCACATCGGCCACCACCTTGCCGCCGACGATGGAGACCCGTTCCGCCAGCGCCCGCGTGGAGGCCAGCAGCGAGCGGTCGTAAGCCATATCGGCCGCGTCGAGCGCATTGCGGTAGACCGATACCGCGTTCAAGGCCTCCAGCAGCACCAGCGGCAGCAGCAGCCAGCGCAACAGCTGGCCGCGCAAGCTGCCCAGCGTGTGCGGCGCTCCCGTCCTGCCACGCAAGAGTGCGGCCAGCGCGCGCATTCAGACCGGCGTATTGCGCGGCTGCAGCAGATAGCCGATGCCGCGCAGCGTGGTGATCGCCGCCGCGCCGTCCTCCGGTCTTTCCAGCTTCTTGCGCACGCGGTGGATATACAGCTCGATCGCGTCCAGATTGGCGTCGTCGGCCAGCGAGAAGACTTCGTCGAACAGCTTTTCCTTGGAGACGGCGCGGCCGCTGCGCGTGATCAGGGTCTCCAGCACGGCATGTTCGCGCGGCGTCAGGTTCAGCACCGCGCCGAAATAGCTGAACATGCGCGTGACGGTGTCGAAGCTGAGTTCCCCGCATTGATAGACCAGGGTTTCGCTGCCCAGGCTACGGCGCAGCAGCGCTTTCACGCGCGCTTCCAGCTCGGCCAGCTCGAAGGGCTTGGCCAGATAATCGTCGGCGCCCAGGTTCAACCCCTGCACCCGGTCTTCCAGGCCGCCGCGCGCGGTCAGGATCAGCACCGGCGTCTTGCCGCGCGCGCCGCCGCGGGCGCGCAGGCGCTTGAGCACTTCCAGCCCATCCATTTTCGGCAGCGTCAGATCGAGGATGAGCAGCGCATATTCCTGCGTATGCAGCAGGGCGTCGGCATCGGCGCCGTTGTCGGCGCATTCCACGCTGAGGTGGGCGTCGCGCAAGGCCTTTGCCAGCCAGTGTTGCAGTTCGGTGTGGTCTTCAACCAACAGGATACGCATGAAAGCCTTTTGAAAGGTAGACGATTTTATAGTGGCAGCGTGCCAATGCAGCAGGGCACCTTAGAAAACTATAATCCAGGAGACAGCTTGTGAAAAGAACTTCCATCACCTTGGCCGTGCTGGCGGCAGCGGCCGCGCTCAGCGGCGGCGCGCATGCGCAATCGAATGTGCAGATCTACGGTCTGCTCGATACCGGCGTCGATTACTCGTCCGATGCAAAGCCGGGCGGCGGCGCCATGACCCGCGTCAGCTCGGGCGGCATGAACACTTCGCGCTGGGGCTTGCGCGGCACGGAAGATCTGGGCGGCGGCCTGAAAGCCGTGTTCCAGCTGGAGGGCGGCATCCTGATGGATACCGGCGCCATGGATGGTACGCTGTTCCGCCGCCAGGCCAATGTCGGCCTGGAAGGGCGTTATGGCCGCCTTGTGCTGGG
This region includes:
- a CDS encoding response regulator transcription factor, which gives rise to MKKKNAAVRVLLADDHPVVMTGFALSLSEQGVEVVAQARSPQEALEQYAVQQPDVAVLDIRFGAELTGLDVARQLLAADAGARIVFLTQFDQDSMIREAYRIGARAFITKDCDPAELAAAVQRAHQGELYFLPRIAERLATLSVSGDQSPQSQLDERSLEIFTMMAEGLTNTEIAERLDVSSKTISNTSQAIKEKLGVHRAADITRLAVRHGLIQA
- a CDS encoding ATP-binding protein; translation: MAGLCALRPRFWTRWSTRTRLLLITVLPVTAMCLTLVWYSYQSRQNEVRAELAERGLLLARVLADGSEVGLGTGRYAELRQTLEGVVQSDASIYRVALFDAAHKELLRVEGRAGGQPETRLYEAAVLKRLIWVSMPDLRAATPAPPGRTVETIGYVRVTMSPTRLLARQENRFYLELLVAVAGLLVCGLLAARMAQGFDASLQASLRALREADAEKRRLIRRVNSAVEEERKSIALEIHDELNATLIAVRLEAQGIAGLARQELADTASPAAGAGAEPAEADVAVAMGGQDGAAGGTAGRQRLAAIEGKAQSITKLALGLYNSGRTLVRRLRPEMLDMLGLQGAAEEMVRHYDEAHPSCRFSCAADGDLSQLDGAMAISAYRIIQEALSNIVKHAQASRATVVLALREGSLHIAVSDNGRGFDPAQQAEGIGIVGMRERVAAFEGCFELHSSGEGSVLEASLPLKGGAAVNAQGSAGG
- a CDS encoding sensor histidine kinase — its product is MRALAALLRGRTGAPHTLGSLRGQLLRWLLLPLVLLEALNAVSVYRNALDAADMAYDRSLLASTRALAERVSIVGGKVVADVPYVALDSFETDTLGRIYYKVTGIRGETVSGYADLPPVPPNVPRSENYPALVRFYHADYNGQPIRIAALLQPVYDDTMRGIALIQVGETLDARRGLSNQILFDTLLWQAIVLAAAALLVWFAVRLVLRPLMRLKIAVESREVSDLSDLDPSLVHKEVRPLVAAMNASMTRIQNLIAGQRRFIADASHQLRTPLTVLKTQAELAHRELERGKDGGNQATLREIVRSIAGTTDSAVHLANRLLMLARIEHSGGAAPEPVALRAMVQQVALEFALNAVNRRIDLALEGEQEAIVQGQALLLHELAANLVDNALRYTPPGGQVTLRVRQEGAGAMLEVEDSGPGIPAAEREKVFSPFYRASAALETNPGGAGLGLAIVRDIAELHRASLELDDAASGSGLLIRLRFPAH
- a CDS encoding response regulator yields the protein MRILLVEDHTELQHWLAKALRDAHLSVECADNGADADALLHTQEYALLILDLTLPKMDGLEVLKRLRARGGARGKTPVLILTARGGLEDRVQGLNLGADDYLAKPFELAELEARVKALLRRSLGSETLVYQCGELSFDTVTRMFSYFGAVLNLTPREHAVLETLITRSGRAVSKEKLFDEVFSLADDANLDAIELYIHRVRKKLERPEDGAAAITTLRGIGYLLQPRNTPV